A portion of the Acidobacteriota bacterium genome contains these proteins:
- a CDS encoding carboxypeptidase regulatory-like domain-containing protein yields MTSSSTRRSGARRPRARPSRRARRRRCLGTSLLALLLLGGTTPAFEEAPAAPGELVVFVSLRDSGGGMHPLQAVPVILESRPPGRLAAERRTDGAGAARFGRVLPGEYRLEIRVPGCPEPERREITVGAPPVPVRIVLGPFGELRVRVFDSERNPVPGAIVRVEGDATVRAERTGEWGRARFACLPPAVPLSVTVALPGVAPARAGPVRIEAGGARTVTVRFPPERGFTVLPALLRRPFRPHAGRVHGPARGAGRSRRERHRAPCRGTAARRAFPESPRGPLHRPSPFGPAHPPAREPAAKDPAKAMRGVTELAARAFQRC; encoded by the coding sequence ATGACCTCGTCTTCGACACGGAGGAGCGGCGCGCGCCGGCCGCGTGCCCGCCCTAGCCGCCGCGCGCGCCGGCGAAGATGCCTCGGGACATCGCTCCTGGCGCTCCTGCTGCTCGGCGGGACGACGCCGGCGTTCGAAGAAGCGCCCGCAGCCCCGGGGGAACTGGTCGTGTTCGTCTCGCTCAGGGACTCCGGCGGCGGCATGCACCCACTCCAGGCGGTGCCCGTGATCCTGGAGAGCCGCCCCCCGGGACGCTTGGCCGCGGAAAGGCGCACCGACGGCGCCGGTGCAGCGCGGTTCGGGCGCGTTCTCCCGGGAGAGTACCGGCTGGAGATCCGCGTTCCTGGTTGCCCCGAGCCGGAGCGCCGCGAAATCACCGTCGGAGCGCCGCCGGTCCCCGTGCGGATCGTCCTCGGGCCGTTCGGCGAACTCCGGGTGCGCGTGTTCGATTCCGAACGCAACCCCGTGCCCGGCGCGATCGTGCGGGTGGAGGGCGACGCGACCGTGCGGGCCGAGCGCACCGGGGAATGGGGCCGCGCCCGCTTCGCCTGCCTGCCGCCCGCGGTTCCTCTGTCCGTGACCGTCGCCCTCCCCGGGGTGGCGCCCGCCCGCGCCGGCCCGGTTCGGATCGAAGCGGGCGGCGCGCGCACCGTGACCGTGCGCTTTCCCCCCGAGCGCGGGTTCACCGTGCTTCCCGCGCTGCTCCGCCGGCCCTTCCGCCCCCACGCCGGCCGGGTCCACGGGCCGGCCCGCGGCGCCGGCCGCTCGCGCCGCGAGCGCCATAGAGCTCCGTGCCGGGGAACAGCCGCCCGGCGCGCTTTTCCGGAGTCCCCCCGAGGCCCACTCCATCGGCCTTCTCCCTTCGGTCCGGCGCACCCGCCTGCCCGGGAACCGGCGGCGAAAGATCCGGCGAAAGCGATGCGCGGGGTCACGGAACTCGCCGCGCGCGCCTTCCAGCGCTGCTGA
- a CDS encoding cupin domain-containing protein yields the protein MGNERRYEHRMDIKCAPLERIDVPAIAAESAGDWFNQTLTRVNDSVVRLGVVRGVYHWHRHEEDDEFFFVLSGRLFIDLEDRTIELGPQQGVTIPKGTRHRPRAPERTVMLMVETASIDPLGSE from the coding sequence ATGGGCAACGAGCGCCGCTACGAACACCGGATGGATATCAAGTGCGCACCGCTGGAACGGATCGACGTTCCCGCCATCGCCGCCGAGAGTGCCGGTGACTGGTTCAACCAGACACTGACGAGGGTGAACGACTCGGTCGTGCGGCTGGGCGTCGTTCGGGGGGTGTACCACTGGCACCGGCACGAGGAAGACGACGAGTTCTTCTTCGTGCTGAGCGGGCGGCTGTTCATCGACCTCGAGGACCGGACCATCGAGTTGGGCCCGCAGCAGGGGGTGACCATCCCGAAGGGGACGAGGCACCGGCCGCGCGCCCCCGAACGGACCGTGATGCTGATGGTCGAGACCGCCTCGATCGACCCGCTCGGTAGCGAGTGA